In the Leishmania mexicana MHOM/GT/2001/U1103 complete genome, chromosome 31 genome, one interval contains:
- a CDS encoding tubulin binding cofactor A-like protein, translating into MSDSTETTNRFAGNVRQAEAPNEKTLRIKASALKRTIKDLEFAKREVERELQRLETLRQSDPDRVPQQTKVVDEAQMMVPHSVNRIMASVKDLSDYLEKEGSTVSNEELLDLARATMADGQAAVS; encoded by the coding sequence ATGTCTGATTCTACCGAAACCACCAACCGCTTTGCCGGCAATGTGCGGCAGGCAGAAGCGCCGAATGAAAAGACGCTGCGAATCAAAGCGAGTGCTCTGAAGCGCACTATCAAAGATTTGGAGTTTGCGAAGCGAGAAGTGGAgcgggagctgcagcgcctcgagaCCCTGCGTCAAAGTGACCCCGACCGTGTTCCTCAGCAGACTAAGGTTGTCGACGAGGCCCAAATGATGGTGCCCCACTCTGTGAACCGGATTATGGCGTCAGTGAAGGATCTCTCTGACTAtctggagaaggagggctCTACTGTGTCAAATGAGGAGCTTTTAGATTTGGCTCGGGCCACTATGGCTGACGGCCAAGCGGCAGTCTCGTAA
- a CDS encoding ATP binding protein-like protein, which translates to MSNPTEQALLQIAQQIERAVDDEIDRIDQMDDDEILAIRQKRLKQLKEIQARRDEWLRKGHGQYLEVAEAKEFFDNVQSSERIVVHFMRRSTPRCEIIERHLRTIAHEHFETRFCYVDVERIPSLPERFNVMMLPTLMLVEKGHTFHSIIGFDEFGGTDDFTTDTVTQVLGHYGMINDKGMFAADQNDE; encoded by the coding sequence ATGTCGAACCCAAcggagcaggcgctgctgcagatcgCACAGCAGATCGAGCGCGCCGTCGATGACGAAATCGACCGCATCGATCAgatggacgacgacgaaatTCTCGCAATTCGTCAGAAAAGGCTGAAGCAACTGAAGGAAATTCAGGCCCGTCGTGACGAGTGGCTCCGCAAGGGGCATGGGCAGTACCTAGAGGTtgcggaggcgaaggagtTTTTCGATAACGTGCAGAGCTCGGAGCGGATTGTTGTCCATTTCATGCGCCGCAGTACCCCTCGCTGTGAAATCATTGAACGGCATCTGCGCACGATTGCCCACGAGCACTTTGAGACTCGGTTTTGTTATGTTGACGTTGAGCGCATTCCGTCTCTCCCAGAACGCTTCAACGTGATGATGCTTCCAACCTTAATGCTTGTGGAGAAGGGACATACATTCCACAGCATCATCGGCTTCGACGAGTTTGGCGGGACCGACGATTTTACTACCGATACAGTTACCCAGGTTTTGGGCCACTACGGTATGATCAATGACAAGGGGATGTTTGCTGCGGACCAGAATGACGAATAG